Below is a genomic region from Streptomyces roseoviridis.
CCGTCCTCGGCCACGCCGCACGTGAACTGTTCGGGAGCTGACGCCACTCATGTCCGCTGACACCTCCACCGCGATCGGTCCCGTCGAGGGCGGCGCCCACTACGACGTGGACAACCCGGCCCCGTACATCGAGGCCCCCCGCAAGCGCACCGGCAAGACCCCCCGGGCGACCCGCGGCAACTTCGAGATGGCCGCGTGGCTCTTCATGCGCCTGTCCGGTGTCGTCCTGGTCGTCCTGGTCCTCGGCCACCTGCTGATCCAGCTCTTCCTGGACGGCGGCGTCTCCAAGATCGGCTTCGCCTTCGTGGCCGGCCGCTGGGCGTCCCCGTTCTGGCAGGTCTGGGACCTGCTGATGCTGTGGCTGGCGATGCTGCACGGCGCCAACGGCCTCCGCACGGTCATCAACGACTA
It encodes:
- a CDS encoding succinate dehydrogenase hydrophobic membrane anchor subunit encodes the protein MSADTSTAIGPVEGGAHYDVDNPAPYIEAPRKRTGKTPRATRGNFEMAAWLFMRLSGVVLVVLVLGHLLIQLFLDGGVSKIGFAFVAGRWASPFWQVWDLLMLWLAMLHGANGLRTVINDYAERANTRLWLKGLLYTATVFTILLGTLVIFTFDPNIR